From the Polaribacter gangjinensis genome, the window AAACACGATTTACTCAAATATTTAGCTAATAATGCTGATAAATCAATATTTATCAAAAATGTAAAAAGTGTAGTTGAATTTAATAAAAAAGACAGTCTATTGAGAGCTCCTTATGGGCAACAATTATTTGAAGGAATTGTAAAAGACACTACCACTTTAGCTCAGTTAGAGGTTGTAAAACAAAACCTAAAATTGGATGGAGAAAATTATTTAAAAGCATTGAAAGAACAAAATCTAGACGCTATTTTGTCTATAAATAATTATCATTCAGGCATTGCTGCTGTCTCTTTTCATCCAACATTGACAGTTCCTATGGGATATAAAAAATCTGGTGAACCTATCAGTTTAACATTTGTTGGGCTTCCTTTTTCTGAAAGTAATTTACTTAAAATCGGATTTGCTTTTGAGCAATTAACCAAAGCAAGAAAAATGCCTAAAAACTATCAATAGCACCATTTTGTTTTTATAAAATGATGTAATTTTGCATCCTTAAAAATCACACTATGTTATTTGCTTAAAGCTTATAGCTTAAAGCATAAAGCCAATAAAAAATGCGCACAAAAACCATCAAAAAAAATAAAATCAATGTGGTGACTTTAGGTTGCTCAAAAAACATTTACGACAGTGAAGTGTTAATGGGGCAATTAAAAGCCAATGGAAAAAATGTAGTTCATGAAGATGAATATGATGATGGAAATATTGTAGTTATCAATACCTGTGGTTTTATTGGAAAAGCCAAAGAAGAAAGTATTGATACAATTTTGCACTACGCACAAAGAAAAGAAGCTGGTGAAATTGATAAGGTTTTTGTAACAGGTTGTTTAAGTGAGCGTTATAAGCCGGATTTAGAAAAAGAAATTCCAAATGTAGATCAATATTTTGGTACACACGATTTGCCGAATTTATTAAAAGTTTTAGAAGCTGATTACAAACACGAATTGATTGGTGAGCGTTTAACAACAACACCAAAACATTATGCCTATTTAAAAATTGCAGAAGGTTGTGACAGACCTTGTTCTTTTTGTGCAATTCCTTTAATGCGTGGAAAACACAAATCAACACCCATTGAAGATATCATTACAGAGGCTACAAAATTGGCTGAAAAAGGCATTAAAGAAATCATGTTGATTGCGCAAGATTTAACCTATTATGGTTTAGATATCTACAAAAAAAGAGCTTTGGCAGATTTGTTAGAAGCACTTGTAAAAGTTGACGGAATTGAATGGATCCGTTTGCATTATGCTTTTCCATCAGGATTTCCAATGGATGTTATTGAGGTTATGAAACGCGAACCAAAAGTGTGTAATTATTTAGACATTCCTTTACAACATATCAATTCTGAGATTTTAAAATCGATGAAACGTGGCACAACTCACGAAAAAACGACAGATTTAATTAAAAAATTCAGAGCTGAAATTCCAGAAATGGCAATCAGAACTACGTTAATTGTAGGTTATCCTGGTGAAACTGAAGCGCAATTTGAGGAATTAAAAAATTGGGTTGAAGAAATGCGTTTTGAACGTTTGGGCGTTTTTGAATATTCGCATGAAGAAAATACTGGTGCATATGTTTTAGAAGATGATGTTCCTGCTGATGTAAAATTCAGACGTGTAAATGAAATCATGGAAGTGCAATCGCAAATTTCTTGGGAGTTGAATCAAGAAAAAATTGGTAAAACATTTCGCTGTTTATTTGATAGAAAAGACGGAGCTTATTTTTACGGAAGAACAGAATTTGATTCGCCAGATGTTGACAATGATGTAATTGTTGATGCTACAAAACATTACATTAAAATCGGTGAATTTATTGATGTTGAGATTTACGATGCAGGAGATTACGATTTGTATGGAGTTCCTGTGAAGTCATAAATTCATCAGTTAATTTATTTTTACTTTTTTAATTTCTTATAATTTTAATTTTCAAAAAATCATTTCAAATTTTGCTTTTGAAAGTTTTTCTTATTGAAAAAAAGTATCTTTGTTTCAAAATTTAAACAATGACATTAATCAAATCAATTTCAGGAATTAGAGGAACAATTGGTGGAAAAACTTCAGATAATTTAACACCTATTGATGCTGTAAAATTTGCAGCTGCTTATGGCGCTTTTTTAAAAGAACGAAATCCTTCTAAAAATAAATTAACGGTTGTTTTAGGTAGAGATGCACGAATTTCTGGTAAAATGATTTCAAGTTTAGTAGCAAATACGTTGGTAGGTTTGGGAATTAATGTGGTTGATTTAGGCTTATCAACAACGCCAACTGTTGAGGTTGCTGTGCCTTTAGAAAAAGCGGATGGTGGTATTATTTTAACGGCTTCTCACAATCCAAAACAATGGAATGCTTTAAAATTATTGAATGAAAAAGGGGAGTTTTTGAATGCAATTGCTGGAGAAAGAATACTAGAATTGGCAGAAAACGAATCTTTCGAATTTGCAGAAGTAGATAATTTAGGAACTTATTCAAAAGATTCTTCATATTTAGAAAAACATATTCAAGAAGTGTTGAATTTAAAATTGGTTGATGCAGATGCTATCAGAAAAGCGAATTTTAAAGTAGTTGTTGATGCTGTAAATTCAACAGGAGGTATTTTTATTCCTGCATTGTTAAAAGAATTAAACGTAGAAACTATAGAATTATATTGCACTCCAAATGGTCATTTTCCACACAATCCAGAACCTTTAAAAGAGCATTTAGGAGATATTTCTGAGCTAGTTGTTAAAGAAAAAGCAGATGTAGGAATTGTAGTTGATCCAGATGTAGATAGATTGGCTTTGATTTGCGAAGATGGTTCTATGTTTGGTGAGGAATATACATTGGTTGCTTGTGCTGATTATGTTCTAGGACGTTTAGGAGGTGGAAATACAGTGTCTAATTTATCCTCTTCAAGAGCTTTGAGAGATATTACAAATCAACATGGAGGAACTTACACTGCAAGTGCTGTTGGTGAAGTGAATGTGGTGGCAAAAATGAAGGAAACTAATACCGTAATTGGTGGTGAAGGAAATGGCGGAATTATTTATCCTGCGTCTCATTATGGACGAGATTCTTTGGTGGGAGTTGCGTTGTTTTTATCACATTTAGCACATAAAAAAATATCTTGTAAACAATTGAGGGATTCGTATCCAAGTTATTTTATGAGTAAAAATAAAATTGAACTAACACCTGAGATAAATGTTGATAAAATACTGGATATCATGGCTTCAACTTACAGAAATGAAGAAGTAAACACGATTGATGGCGTTAAGATTGACTTTGAAAATGAATGGATTCACCTCAGAAAATCCAATACAGAACCTATCATCAGAATTTATACAGAAGCAACTTCTCAAAAAGCTGCAGATGATTTGGCAGTTCGTTTTATAAATGAAATCAAAGAAATTATCAAGTAATTTTTTATGAATTTAGAACAATTTTTTTCTCAATTTAGAGAGCACATTATTGGCATCAATCAAACTTTTAAAACTCCTTATGGAGAGCAAAAAGTGATATATGCTGATTGGACTGCAAGTGGTCGTTTGTACAGACCAATTGAAGAAAAAATTTGTAATGAATTAGGTCCGTTCGTGGCAAATACACACACAGAAACTTCTACAACAGGTGCAGCCATGACGCTTGCTTATCACGAAGCAAGGAAAATAATCAAACGTCATGTAAATGCCAATGAGAATGATGTTTTAATCACAGCTGAGTCAGGAATGACTGGAGTTGTAAATAAATTTCAGCGAATTTTAGGACTTAAAGTATCTGAAAGTTTAAAAAATCATACCACCATTCCTGATGAAGTAAAACCCATCATCTTTATTTCGCACATGGAACATCATTCAAATCAAACTTCTTGGTTAGAAACAATTGCGGATGTTGAAGTGGTTCCTGCTGATGAAAATGGCTTGGTTTCTATTGAAAATTTTGAAAATTGTATCAAAAAGCATCAACATAGAGAAATTAAAATTGTTGCAATAACGTCTTGCTCAAATGTAACAGGAATTAAAACTCCTTATCATAAAATCGCAAAATTGATTCATCAATACAATGGTTTGTGTTTTGTCGATTTTGCTTGTTGTGCGCCCTATGTTGATATCAATATGCATCCAGAAGTTGAAGAAGAATATTTAGATGCGATTTTCTTTTCGCCACATAAATTTTTAGGTGGTC encodes:
- a CDS encoding aminotransferase class V-fold PLP-dependent enzyme; this translates as MNLEQFFSQFREHIIGINQTFKTPYGEQKVIYADWTASGRLYRPIEEKICNELGPFVANTHTETSTTGAAMTLAYHEARKIIKRHVNANENDVLITAESGMTGVVNKFQRILGLKVSESLKNHTTIPDEVKPIIFISHMEHHSNQTSWLETIADVEVVPADENGLVSIENFENCIKKHQHREIKIVAITSCSNVTGIKTPYHKIAKLIHQYNGLCFVDFACCAPYVDINMHPEVEEEYLDAIFFSPHKFLGGPGSAGVLIFNKKLYKNIVPDNPGGGTVSYTNPWGQHDYFDDVETREDGGTPAFLQTIKVAFAIQLKEKMGVSNIEERENEINKVLFQTLESLKGVQILAPNQKKRLSIFSFYFEKYHFNLVVKLLNDRFGIQTRGGCSCAGTYGHYLLNVDQETSTKIKNQILQGCNTEKPGWVRLSLHPTITNDELQFICNALKELADHIESWSKEYVYDSSKNDFSHKETQSIEKELVTSWFS
- the glmM gene encoding phosphoglucosamine mutase — translated: MTLIKSISGIRGTIGGKTSDNLTPIDAVKFAAAYGAFLKERNPSKNKLTVVLGRDARISGKMISSLVANTLVGLGINVVDLGLSTTPTVEVAVPLEKADGGIILTASHNPKQWNALKLLNEKGEFLNAIAGERILELAENESFEFAEVDNLGTYSKDSSYLEKHIQEVLNLKLVDADAIRKANFKVVVDAVNSTGGIFIPALLKELNVETIELYCTPNGHFPHNPEPLKEHLGDISELVVKEKADVGIVVDPDVDRLALICEDGSMFGEEYTLVACADYVLGRLGGGNTVSNLSSSRALRDITNQHGGTYTASAVGEVNVVAKMKETNTVIGGEGNGGIIYPASHYGRDSLVGVALFLSHLAHKKISCKQLRDSYPSYFMSKNKIELTPEINVDKILDIMASTYRNEEVNTIDGVKIDFENEWIHLRKSNTEPIIRIYTEATSQKAADDLAVRFINEIKEIIK
- the rimO gene encoding 30S ribosomal protein S12 methylthiotransferase RimO, yielding MRTKTIKKNKINVVTLGCSKNIYDSEVLMGQLKANGKNVVHEDEYDDGNIVVINTCGFIGKAKEESIDTILHYAQRKEAGEIDKVFVTGCLSERYKPDLEKEIPNVDQYFGTHDLPNLLKVLEADYKHELIGERLTTTPKHYAYLKIAEGCDRPCSFCAIPLMRGKHKSTPIEDIITEATKLAEKGIKEIMLIAQDLTYYGLDIYKKRALADLLEALVKVDGIEWIRLHYAFPSGFPMDVIEVMKREPKVCNYLDIPLQHINSEILKSMKRGTTHEKTTDLIKKFRAEIPEMAIRTTLIVGYPGETEAQFEELKNWVEEMRFERLGVFEYSHEENTGAYVLEDDVPADVKFRRVNEIMEVQSQISWELNQEKIGKTFRCLFDRKDGAYFYGRTEFDSPDVDNDVIVDATKHYIKIGEFIDVEIYDAGDYDLYGVPVKS